A genomic stretch from Desulfohalobium retbaense DSM 5692 includes:
- the cdaA gene encoding diadenylate cyclase CdaA: protein MLENLPFELPALHWRDLLDISLVAFVLYRLILLVRGTRAVSVIFGLLLVLLIYYLAGEFGLYTLHWLLANFLGSIFLVVIILFQQDIRKALAEMGTAGLWRRRSKPPEILDELVLAMMEMARRRVGALVVIERQQQLGEVIARGVTLNAVFSRDLLLTIFRPETPLHDGAVLIRGQTITAAACILPLAAGVEHKSDWGTRHRAAMGITEESDAVAIIVSEERGSVSVALGGKLTTALDEVRLKRVLASTLRR, encoded by the coding sequence ATGCTAGAGAATCTTCCTTTCGAACTCCCGGCGCTGCACTGGCGGGACCTGCTGGATATCAGCCTCGTGGCCTTCGTGCTCTACAGGCTTATTCTCCTGGTCCGGGGCACGCGAGCGGTTTCGGTCATTTTCGGGCTCTTGCTCGTCCTTTTGATCTATTACTTGGCCGGGGAATTCGGGCTGTATACCCTGCATTGGCTGCTGGCCAATTTCCTGGGGTCGATCTTTCTGGTGGTCATCATCTTGTTTCAGCAGGACATTCGTAAGGCCTTGGCTGAAATGGGCACGGCCGGCTTATGGCGCCGACGGAGCAAACCCCCGGAGATCCTGGACGAACTTGTTCTGGCCATGATGGAGATGGCCCGGCGGCGCGTGGGCGCTCTGGTGGTCATTGAACGCCAACAACAGCTGGGAGAAGTCATTGCGCGAGGGGTGACCCTGAATGCGGTCTTCAGCCGGGACCTGCTGTTGACCATTTTCCGTCCCGAAACCCCGCTGCATGACGGGGCGGTGCTCATTCGGGGTCAGACCATCACCGCTGCGGCCTGCATTTTGCCTCTGGCGGCCGGGGTAGAGCATAAATCCGACTGGGGAACGCGACACCGGGCGGCTATGGGCATCACTGAGGAAAGCGATGCCGTAGCTATCATCGTCTCCGAGGAACGGGGCAGCGTTTCTGTGGCCCTCGGCGGAAAATTGACAACCGCTTTGGACGAGGTCCGTCTGAAGCGGGTGTTGGCCTCGACATTGCGGCGCTAA